A single genomic interval of Aureliella helgolandensis harbors:
- a CDS encoding Na/Pi cotransporter family protein, translating into MDTEALTKLVFELVGGLGIFLLGMKNMSDGMQAVAGSSLRRLIGAVTNNRFLAISVGVIVTCVVQSSSITTVMVVGFVNSGVMELAQGVGVIMGANIGTTITGWILVLKIGKYGLPLLGIAAFAYLFSRGDRIRYLAMTVLGIGMVFFGLEVMKDACSTIKDLPDFEAWFHKFNADNYLGVLKCALAGCVLTTMVQSSSATLGITISLATQGIISYPTAAALVLGENIGTTITAFLASLGTTTNARRAAYFHVAFNLFGVFWITLVFPWYIDLIQMILGPNITEAVVVDGKNTYPHTVSAIAATHTIFNIANTLLFVAFVPLIVKVLIRVVPGKPFKEKSHLTDLDVRILDSPLMAIEQSRKEIIKMSDGCMKMLAWQVDLLQQDSPDKTLADRLKHREKVLDSVQDEVSNFVTHLLSSNVSHETAAEGRQQMRMADEYESISDYIASLDKFDRKLRRDGFRFTEIQRSDLGKLNQHLAEYLGVINEALRADNHNVLAKSAPLSRRIRDEIKALRRKNLEVLSAGETPPLVIVAYLASLNAFTRIRDHIQNVAETIADKR; encoded by the coding sequence TTGGATACAGAAGCACTCACCAAGTTAGTCTTTGAACTCGTCGGCGGCCTGGGAATCTTCCTCCTCGGCATGAAAAACATGTCTGACGGGATGCAAGCTGTCGCTGGCAGCAGTCTCAGACGACTCATTGGTGCAGTCACCAATAACCGTTTTCTGGCTATTTCCGTAGGCGTGATCGTCACCTGCGTCGTGCAGTCGAGTTCGATAACCACCGTGATGGTGGTCGGCTTCGTCAACAGTGGAGTTATGGAGCTCGCGCAGGGTGTCGGTGTCATCATGGGTGCCAACATTGGCACGACCATTACCGGCTGGATCCTAGTGCTGAAGATAGGCAAGTATGGCTTGCCGCTGCTAGGCATTGCCGCTTTTGCCTATCTTTTCTCGCGCGGCGATCGAATTCGCTACTTGGCGATGACCGTGCTCGGAATCGGTATGGTGTTTTTTGGGCTAGAAGTCATGAAAGATGCCTGCTCAACAATTAAGGACCTGCCCGACTTCGAAGCTTGGTTCCACAAGTTCAATGCGGACAATTATCTCGGCGTGCTGAAGTGCGCCTTGGCTGGCTGCGTCCTAACGACGATGGTGCAATCCTCCTCTGCTACCTTGGGAATTACCATTTCGCTGGCGACCCAGGGCATTATTTCCTACCCCACGGCAGCCGCACTAGTCCTGGGAGAGAACATCGGCACGACGATCACCGCCTTTCTGGCCTCCTTGGGCACCACCACCAATGCCCGCCGCGCCGCCTACTTTCACGTCGCATTCAACCTGTTCGGTGTATTCTGGATCACGTTGGTTTTCCCCTGGTACATCGATCTAATTCAAATGATTTTGGGTCCGAATATCACCGAAGCGGTCGTGGTCGATGGAAAGAATACTTATCCACATACGGTGTCCGCGATCGCAGCCACCCATACGATTTTCAACATCGCCAATACGCTTCTCTTCGTTGCCTTCGTGCCACTCATTGTGAAGGTTCTGATACGAGTCGTGCCGGGCAAGCCGTTCAAGGAGAAATCGCATCTCACCGATCTCGATGTGCGCATCCTCGATTCACCATTGATGGCGATTGAACAATCTCGCAAAGAGATCATCAAGATGAGCGATGGTTGCATGAAGATGCTGGCCTGGCAGGTAGATTTATTGCAGCAGGATTCGCCCGATAAGACTCTCGCAGACCGCCTGAAACACCGTGAAAAAGTGCTAGATTCCGTCCAGGATGAAGTCTCGAATTTTGTGACGCACCTGCTCTCCTCCAATGTGTCGCATGAGACCGCGGCGGAGGGCCGTCAACAAATGCGAATGGCGGACGAATACGAATCGATTAGCGACTACATAGCCAGCCTCGATAAATTTGATCGCAAACTGCGTCGAGACGGATTCCGATTTACCGAGATACAACGCTCGGATCTGGGCAAATTGAACCAGCACTTAGCGGAATACTTAGGTGTGATCAACGAAGCCCTGCGTGCGGACAACCACAATGTATTGGCGAAGTCCGCCCCCCTATCCAGGCGCATTCGCGACGAAATCAAAGCGCTGCGTCGCAAGAACCTGGAAGTGCTGTCCGCTGGCGAAACGCCTCCCTTGGTGATTGTGGCCTATCTGGCGAGTTTGAATGCCTTCACCCGCATTCGAGATCACATCCAGAATGTGGCCGAAACCATCGCGGACAAGAGATAA
- a CDS encoding phytanoyl-CoA dioxygenase family protein: MTFFSSQNSDKSQFDRDGFIVVRELFKARETELLSRYARADQRISAKATSRTDAQGGTTTLALSNDLDDNLYAAVVRSRRVAENMTRLLGDEAYHYHHKMMLKEPLVGGAWEWHQDYGYWYDYGCLYPTMGSCFIAVDRATRENGCLQVIPGSHHMGRINHLKVGGQTGADPERVAAALERLPLEYVEMEPGDGLFFHGNLLHRSDQNTSSDPRWSLICCYNTKSNDPYKASRHPNYSPLTLLEDAQFEATAAAQLASLD; this comes from the coding sequence ATGACCTTCTTCAGCTCCCAGAACAGTGACAAGTCACAATTCGATCGCGATGGCTTTATCGTCGTCCGAGAGTTGTTCAAAGCGCGTGAGACCGAACTTCTCAGCCGTTACGCGCGAGCTGACCAACGCATCTCAGCCAAGGCAACCAGCCGCACCGACGCTCAGGGTGGCACCACCACGCTGGCCCTGAGCAATGACTTGGACGACAACCTCTACGCTGCGGTTGTCCGCTCCCGTCGCGTCGCCGAAAACATGACGCGGCTGCTGGGAGACGAAGCCTACCACTACCACCACAAAATGATGCTCAAGGAGCCACTCGTAGGCGGCGCCTGGGAATGGCATCAGGATTACGGCTATTGGTACGACTACGGCTGCCTCTACCCCACTATGGGCAGCTGCTTCATTGCCGTCGATCGCGCCACGCGCGAAAACGGCTGCCTGCAGGTCATCCCCGGCTCGCATCATATGGGGAGAATAAACCACCTGAAGGTGGGTGGCCAAACCGGTGCTGATCCCGAGCGGGTTGCAGCCGCCTTGGAGAGGTTACCCCTGGAGTACGTGGAGATGGAACCTGGTGACGGCCTGTTTTTCCATGGCAATTTGCTGCATCGCAGTGATCAAAACACAAGCTCCGACCCTCGCTGGTCTTTGATTTGCTGTTACAACACCAAGAGTAACGACCCTTATAAGGCATCGCGACACCCCAACTATTCGCCCCTTACATTGCTCGAGGACGCGCAGTTTGAGGCTACGGCGGCCGCCCAACTTGCGTCGCTTGATTAG